A window of the Lolium perenne isolate Kyuss_39 chromosome 7, Kyuss_2.0, whole genome shotgun sequence genome harbors these coding sequences:
- the LOC127323631 gene encoding uncharacterized protein produces the protein MFGNDMYLTKGQVDFLNEHCNHFPTEEFEYYVYRMTKSAVIKNKCKLDIGKKFTAKYLKRFIDDAPGNAVTLSLEYTDSNARFKVTMKMAKGKAKNAIIATGWSKAMNTYEIKEGAICIFEFYVDMKGKLALMIHSLPDDCDDSDSSESSE, from the exons ATGTTTGGAAATGACATGTACTTGACAAAAGGTCAAGTCGATTTCCTTAATGAGCACTGCAACCACTTTCCAACAGAGGAATTTGAGTACTATGTCTACAGGATGACCAAGTCAGCAGTGATAAAGAATAAATGCAAGCTG GATATTGGAAAGAAGTTCACTGCCAAGTACCTGAAAAGGTTCATTGACGATGCTCCTGGCAATGCTGTTACTCTTTCTCTAGAGTACACCGACAGCAATGCACGCTTTAAAGTTaccatgaagatggcaaaggggaAGGCCAAGAATGCAATCATAGCAACTGGTTGGTCAAAGGCTATGAATACTTATGAGATCAAAGAAGGAGCCATCTGCATCTTTGAATTCTACGTTGACATGAAAGGTAAGCTTGCTCTGATGATCCACAGTCTACCTGATGACTGTGATGACTCTGATTCATCTGAGTCATCAGAGTAA
- the LOC127323627 gene encoding uncharacterized protein yields the protein MPEMKHYVCTLMKNNVIPGEGKLDFSQEYTSAYLVQFLMSRQHIKYGISGGAQDVAVVVNSSTSSLNKYCRMRYDGSRKAKISVGWTKTVEAFKLKEGDVCKITFKDEREIPYTRRDQFAWLRMVITKLEDLQE from the exons ATGCCAGAAATGAAGCACTATGTCTGCACACTGATGAAGAACAATGTAATACCAGGTGAAGGTAAACTG GATTTTTCACAAGAGTACACCAGTGCATACCTTGTTCAATTTCTAATGTCACGTCAGCACATTAAGTATGGTATTTCTGGTGGAGCTCAGGATGTCGCTGTAGTTGTCAACTCTAGTACAAGCAGTTTAAACAAGTACTGCAGGATGAGGTACGATGGATCACGAAAGGCCAAGATCAGTGTTGGCTGGACAAAAACTGTAGAAGCATTCAAGCTCAAGGAAGGAGACGTTTGCAAGATAACCTTCAAGGATGAGAGGGAAATTCCATACACTAGGAGGGACCAATTTGCCTGGTTACGGATGGTGATCACAAAGCTTGAAGATTTACAAGAATGA
- the LOC127323629 gene encoding uncharacterized protein, whose protein sequence is MVAKCPMRVFDFYLEKDGTTTTICGPYWRSLVRLYDIQLGDVVSFTYMEEENRFHLNVYQIVNTDKVEKPYVREQVVYDVIPRIRMQLHKTIFTNIRAITEEHMAAITFGLTKVVLAAPNQELDENEFYESTKELQFFAHIYNEENVQFDALYLNPKPFNHVGSPVNGFAHLWKRDLEEPVVAWYHIEGDDHIAITIGWDNFREQSHIVEGTLLLMIATPRAEAIVLDFVEIINP, encoded by the exons ATGGTGGCAAAATGCCCAATGAGGGTTTTTGACTTTTATCTTGAGAAAGATGGTACcactacaacaatttgtggtccaTACTGGAGGTCCCTTGTGAGGTTGTATGATATCCAACTTGGTGATGTAGTTTCTTTCACCTACATGGAAGAAGAGAACAGATTCCATCTCAATGTATACCAAATTGTGAACACTGACAAGGTAGAGAAACCTTATGTTAGAGAACAAG TTGTTTATGATGTAATCCCAAGAATCAGGATGCAACTCCACAAGACAATATTCACAAACATCAGAGCCATCACTGAGGAGCATATGGCTGCCATTACCTTTGGCCTGACCAAAGTTGTGTTGGCTGCTCCAAACCAGGAGCTTGATGAAAATGAGTTCTATGAGAGTACAAAGGAGTTGCAGTTCTTTGCTCATATTTATAATGAGGAAAATgtgcaatttgatgccctg TACCTGAATCCAAAACCATTTAACCATGTCGGCTCCCCTGTCAATGGATTTGCACACTTGTGGAAGAGGGACCTTGAAGAGCCTGTTGTAGCCTGGTACCACATTGAAGGAGATGATCACATTGCAATTACCATTGGGTGGGATAACTTCAGGGAGCAATCACATATTGTTGAAGGAACTCTCCTTCTGATGATTGCAACACCAAGGGCTGAAGCAATTGTTCTGGACTTTGTGGAGATCATCAACCCATGA
- the LOC127323630 gene encoding uncharacterized protein has protein sequence MCGPWWSFLLMSHLVDVNDVVTFKLPTEDDNEDVISDEDAEVMEYEEEAGDGIFEVTVADPDGNQKPFYLMNGPIYVPEEIRCTLYKTVFTNMHAVGEADMTEIVWEMYKDASKDVDSIDELQYFVHRVDAVDCRSKSLALPENLVHGYNYPKRGIARVSSRTVSEDIAGHYFIQTGVLGRLVVWLNEEDLEKFCEANSIVKGSLLLIRVDMMQDYIGVSVHKIEDI, from the exons ATGTGTGGCCCCTGGTGGTCTTTTCTCCTGATGTCACACCTTGTTGATGTCAACGATGTTGTCACCTTCAAGTTACCTACTGAAGATGACAATGAAGATGTGATTTCTGATGAAGATGCAGAAGTTATGGAGTATGAAGAAGAGGCTGGTGATGGCATCTTCGAAGTAACTGTTGCAGATCCTGATGGAAACCAAAAACCCTTCTATCTTATGAATG GACCAATTTATGTGCCTGAAGAGATCAGATGCACACTTTACAAGACAGTTTTCACAAACATGCATGCTGTTGGTGAAGCAGACATGACTGAGATAGTCTGGGAAATGTACAAGGATGCCTCAAAAGATGTGGACTCAATTGATGAGCTTCAGTACTTTGTTCACAGAGTTGATGCAGTTGATTGTAGATCAAAAAGTTTG GCACTGCCAGAGAACCTTGTCCATGGTTACAATTACCCAAAGAGGGGAATTGCAAGAGTTTCTAGCAGGACTGTGAGTGAAGACATTGCTGGGCATTACTTCATTCAAACTGGGGTCCTGGGCAGGCTGGTCGTCTGGCTGAATGAAGAAGACTTGGAAAAATTCTGTGAGgccaactccatagttaaaggcTCACTTCTTCTGATCAGGGTTGATATGATGCAAGACTACATTGGTGTCTCTGTCCACAAGATAGAAGACATATAA
- the LOC127323626 gene encoding uncharacterized protein, whose product MVDPTGVQAMVDPTGVQAMVDPTGVQAMVDPTGVQAKVDPSGVQAKVDPRRSFLRRFTNSNNTEASSSGTNKSDTQEWKEKMIKVGEAVAAGSNGDNMLERFIHIAKATGYLPGNQQIVENKTIYEQLEEDDDDDEDDSDEEDDEEEDGAEDVQRENDGEGYDSDATTDPGDEYEDGSIKINNTPGTEEEKSHRGPTLLKGFWKHVNPNCKIDVEFNDNGQPCGPNTSQFSNFIGSLVKGKEISMAATSWSKVPRSEKMHLWETVKTFFNVEERHRYWVLKSAGKKWKDFKCYLKKKHYKSKLSIEENVANGCGQRLPEAQWDWLVRRWKQKKCKRLSRKNKTARKNQPNSTHTTGSRSFAVVQDQTEILEGKKIGRAELYRITHTNSKGLPVDNFAAGKINEINNKLNANPELHGEEPNPNDLYSTLFPKAKKSTRYGLGMVVGGKGSENLAQALAALEESRKETRDLKLVVENMARKTDIIEGQLSQLMLVYQASQKIQDNQQQQQQTSEEGMEGIPTIQVTKQNVEKVISSEVTGCKENETRSTEVTHAKRSQKPSHTSQVGGSQAKETRSTEVTHAKRSQKHSHTSQVGGSQAKATTTHEDRRARKIKERKSVKEPNSSIPKVPRQEAIYTQEEIYSQEDVYSQEIEGNHSKTTYKQLEAKTASVNKIIRTVKMEKAQENRMKISEVKKRKNKGPVKVTKGMDVALTSPYSEAVVALGTVQNADTDEFIEVMINMVLKRTTRLPQAKGTMTLLGHAEARSVQWPRKNISTEEEDMDMTHASILSCMDKNLRIHSRSDGKVLTLEEQAANREMRRRAENHDSQTTKRRRTFTFKSKASIASPVQADELLDDV is encoded by the exons ATGGTGGATCCTACTGGAGTTCAAGCCATGGTGGATCCTACTGGAGTTCAAGCCATGGTGGATCCTACTGGAGTTCAAGCCATGGTGGATCCTACTGGAGTTCAAGCCAAGGTGGATCCTAGTGGAGTCCAAGCTAAGGTTGATCCGCGGCGGTCCTTTCTCCGTCGATTCACGAACTCAAACAACACGGAGGCGAGTTCGTCTG GAACAAATAAGTCAGATACTCAAGAATGGAAGGAAAAGATGATCAAAGTAGGTGAAGCTGTAGCAGCTGGAAGCAATGGTGATAATATGTTGGAAAGGTTCATACACATAGCAAAAGCTACTGGATACTTGCCAGGGAACCAGCAA ATTGTGGAGAATAAAACTATATATGAACAACTAgaggaagatgatgatgatgatgaagatgacagtgatgaagaggatgatgaggaagaagatggtgCTGAGGATGTGCAGAGAGAAAATGATGGTGAAGGCTATGACAGTGATGCAACTACTGATCCTGGTGATGAATATGAAGATGGATCAATTAAAATTAACAACACTCCAG GCACAGAAGAAGAGAAATCCCATAGAGGTCCAACATTACTGAAGGGGTTCTGGAAACATGTTAATCCAAACTGTAAAATAGATGTGGAATTCAATGACAATGGACAGCCTTGTGGTCCAAACACCAGCCAGTTCTCCAATTTTATTGGAAGTTTAGTTAAAGGAAAAGAAATTTCAATGGCAGCAACAAGCTGGAGCAAAGTACCCAGATCTGAGAAAATGCACTTGTGGGAAACTGTTAAG ACATTCTTTAATGTTGAAGAAAGACATAGGTACTGGGTACTAAAGTCTGCAGGTAAAAAATGGAAAGATTTCAAGTGCTACTTAAAGAAGAAACATTACAAGTCAAAGTTATCAATAGAAGAGAACGTTGCGAACGGGTGTGGCCAAAGACTTCCTGAAGCTCAATGGGATTGGTTGGTGAGGCGTTGGAAGCAAAAAAAGTGCAAG AGATTGTCAAGGAAGAACAAAACTGCAAGGAAAAACCAGCCAAATAGTACACACACTACTGGGTCAAGGAGCTTCGCAGTTGTACAAGATCAAACA GAGATCCTAGAAGGTAAAAAAATTGGGAGGGCTGAGCTGTACAGGATCACTCACACTAATAGCAAAGGACTGCCAGTTGACAATTTTGCTGCTGGAAAAATT AATGAAATCAATAACAAACTAAATGCCAATCCTGAGCTGCATGGGGAGGAACCAAATCCCAATGACCTCTATTCAACATTGTTTCCCAAAGCAAAGAAGTCAACAAGGTATGGTCTAGGCATGGTAGTTGGTGGAAAAGGATCAGAAAATCTAGCTCAAGCACTAGCAGCTCTTGAAGAGAGTAGGAAAGAGACCAGAGACCTAAAGCTTGTGGTCGAAAACATGGCGCGAAAGACTGATATCATAGAAGGGCAGTTGAGTCAACTAATGCTAGTGTACCAAGCTAGCCAGAAAATACAGGACAACCAGCAACAGCAACAGCAGACAAGTGAAGAGGGAATGGAAGGTATTCCTACAATCCAG GTTACCAAACAAAATGTTGAGAAAGTTATTAGCAGTGAGGTTACAGGTTGCAAAGAAAAT GAAACTAGATCAACTGAAGTAACACATGCAAAAAGAAGCCAAAAACCTAGTCATACCTCACAAGTTGGAGGTTCTCAAGCCAAG GAAACTAGATCAACTGAAGTAACACATGCAAAAAGAAGCCAAAAACATAGTCATACCTCACAAGTTGGAGGATCTCAAGCCAAG GCCACCACAACTCATGAAGATAGAAGAGCCAGAAAAATAAAGGAGAGAAAGAGTGTGAAGGAACCTAATAGTTCTATACCAAAG GTACCAAGACAGGAAGCAATTTATACCCAGGAAGAAATTTATAGCCAGGAAGATGTATACAGCCAGGAAATAGAAGGGAATCACTCAAAGACTACTTACAAGCAACTAGAGGCAAAG ACAGCAAGTGTGAACAAAATCATTAGAACTGTTAAAATGGAGAAGGCACAGGAGAATAGGATGAAAATCAGTGAGGTGAAGAAGAGAAAGAACAAAGGGCCAGTCAAGGTGACAAAAGGGATGGATGTAGCATTGACTTCACCATACAGTGAAGCAGTGGTTGCTCTTGGGACAGTTCAGAATGCAGACACAGATGAATTCATCGAAGTTATGATCAACATGGTCTTGAAGCGAACCACAAGGTTACCACAAGCAAAGGGGACAATGACACTACTAGGTCATGCTGAGGCACGCTCAGTCCAGTGGCCAAGAAAGAAT ATCAGCACTGAAGAAGAGGACATGGACATGACTCATGCATCAATTTTGAGCTGCATGGACAAGAACTTGCGCATTCATTCCAGATCAGATGGTAAGGTGCTGACATTGGAGGAACAAGCAGCAAATCGGGAAATGAGGAGGAGGGCAGAAAACCATGACAGCCAGACAACTAAGAGGAGGAGAACCTTCACCTTCAAGTCAAAAGCCTCCATAGCTTCTCCAGTCCAGGCTGATGAATTGCTGGATGATGTGTGA